The Silene latifolia isolate original U9 population chromosome Y, ASM4854445v1, whole genome shotgun sequence sequence CCAAGGCACCTGAATCTGAGTCCCCATCAGCCATTCATACCCAGAAACCGTATTATACCTACCACCATTCATACTCCATTGATCCTGCACAAAGCCTGACTTCATCAAGTCTTTGATTTTGCAGATCTGTCTCCAAGTCCAACTAGAATTTAGTGAAGGTTGATAAGAAAACCAGTCTTGCCCATTAATATAAATGTGATTAACCCATTTAATCCACAAATGATCAGCTTTTGAGACAATCCACCAACAATACTTACCAATCATAGCCTGATTCCACAGTTTACTATTAATAACTCCTAACCCACCCTTTTTCTTCTCAGAACACACCTTATCCCAAGAGACAGGTGGCACCTTAAGGAACTCATCAGAACATGCCCAAAGGTAGTTCCTACAAATATTCATCAGTTTAGTAATCACTGTGGAGGGAATGATAAAAATCCTGGCCCAATAAGTCTGCAGCTGTGCCAAAACACTTTGGACAAGAATCAATCTACCAGCATAGCTCAGTTTCCCAGCTCCCAAGCTCCAGATTCTACCCACCATCTTCTCCACTAGTCTGCTACAATCCCCCACTGCTATTCTCATATAAGATATGGGAATGCCTAAGTATCTAAAAGGGAAAGCCCCCTCCTGAAACCCAGCCATAGCCAATAAATTGGAAGCACTTTCTTGTCTAACTCCATTTAAATACATATCAGACTTATCTTTATTAATCTCCAATCCAGATGCTTCAGAGAATGTTGCAAAATCCCTAAGTAACACAAGCAAAGATGGTTCATCCCCTCTACTAAACCGCAGCAAATCATCAGCAAAGCACATGTGACACAGTTTCAGAGCCTTGCAAAGAGGATGAAATTTAAACCCATTTCTACCAGTGACCACATTAAGAATACGAGTAAGATATTCcatacaaatagtgaaaattaGTGGTGACATAGGATCCCCCTGCCTTATCCCTCTCTATACCTTAAAAAAGCCAAAAGTTGAGCCATTCAAAGATATGGAGAAGGAGGGAGTAGCAATACACTCCATAATCCACCCAATAACCAACCTAGGAAACTTT is a genomic window containing:
- the LOC141632591 gene encoding uncharacterized protein LOC141632591 — protein: MEYLTRILNVVTGRNGFKFHPLCKALKLCHMCFADDLLRFSRGDEPSLLVLLRDFATFSEASGLEINKDKSDMYLNGVRQESASNLLAMAGFQEGAFPFRYLGIPISYMRIAVGDCSRLVEKMVGRIWSLGAGKLSYAGRLILVQSVLAQLQTYWARIFIIPSTVITKLMNICRNYLWACSDEFLKVPPVSWDKVCSEKKKGGLGVINSKLWNQAMIGKYCWWIVSKADHLWIKWVNHIYINGQDWFSYQPSLNSSWTWRQICKIKDLMKSGFVQDQWSMNGGRYNTVSGYEWLMGTQIQVPWVPVVWNRLHVPKHSFIAWVYSKACVDRVNDWLRLRIPVCEPVQ